In Quercus robur chromosome 10, dhQueRobu3.1, whole genome shotgun sequence, a genomic segment contains:
- the LOC126703797 gene encoding AT-hook motif nuclear-localized protein 10-like: MHLGFSSDGNAVYKPISAATNATVATTTATAAAATSTTYQLDGGSGGGGAMNVNVNMGSMTGGEQAKRKRGRLRKYGPDGSMALGLTPTAQPVPVAQTQSSGGGGFSSPHPTPTPPPSAPTSLPSGGSAPPTSFKKARGRPPGSSSKKHQLEALGT, encoded by the coding sequence ATGCACTTGGGTTTTAGTTCCGACGGCAACGCCGTTTACAAGCCCATCTCCGCCGCAACAAATGCCACAGTTGCTACGACGAcagcaacagcagcagcagcaacatcAACGACTTACCAGCTTGATGGTggaagtggtggtggtggggctATGAATGTGAATGTGAATATGGGGAGTATGACTGGCGGCGAGCAAGCTAAGAGGAAAAGAGGGAGACTTAGAAAGTATGGCCCAGATGGCTCTATGGCTTTGGGTCTCACTCCTACGGCTCAGCCCGTACCTGTAGCTCAGACTCAGTCAAGTGGTGGAGGTGGGTTTTCATCTCCTCATCCTACTCCAACTCCTCCTCCCTCGGCTCCAACATCGCTTCCTTCTGGAGGATCAGCACCACCCACTTCGTTCAAGAAAGCTAGGGGCAGACCGCCTGGTTCTAGTAGCAAGAAGCACCAATTGGAGGCTTTGggtacttaa